A single region of the Blastopirellula marina genome encodes:
- a CDS encoding LamG-like jellyroll fold domain-containing protein, whose protein sequence is MPTYQSYTINRNSGTSTTGNAPTGTSDGDLLVAIVVTFAASETHTVPTGWILENDSNGAVSIMSRIAASSDTSWEFGGSGGSKIRDLLIVRFTDAVVDQVVYGGGSTDEGGDLTLPSITTTKNDSVILYMAATTGTRSFDLWRQGTTIYLYNQRLPSASYLDAPTIGTYSGNQVNLHNDSTSARMYSIALSELPETYNETASGGINTGGEATENTFTPEVFGVKASGASFYFVGSPSSCPCHTIEIEASGGIVAGGSSTASSNEVRGGVVVNGKAFVDTNHPWSGLHGVWPIGGEYDGTEDEVLDLSPNEFHGYCGFGNGDNVPEPSEDGIYCSSSSEFTSLEWVTLPEDRISVTQDFSVSCWCKLDREHLHSPRVLFSRGFTTGDGDEYIFTLGYSWIHHVWAQIQLVGDETVYYEAFSSSTMTDDRWNHCAASWVPGDALRVWLNGSDEGSIETPEIATVARTNGNQIGRWNDGAIPVGLLQEVRLYPEAKPQNYWLAEYDNACKPGFYLVGQPQSATVV, encoded by the coding sequence ATGCCAACGTATCAAAGCTACACAATCAACCGGAATTCAGGAACAAGTACCACCGGTAATGCACCTACGGGAACATCTGACGGCGATCTGTTAGTTGCAATTGTTGTTACTTTTGCAGCTTCTGAAACTCATACTGTTCCAACTGGTTGGATTCTGGAAAATGATTCTAATGGAGCCGTTTCTATAATGTCTCGGATCGCTGCGTCCAGCGACACTTCATGGGAATTTGGCGGTAGTGGTGGATCAAAAATTCGTGACTTGCTAATTGTCCGTTTCACTGATGCGGTGGTTGATCAAGTTGTTTATGGTGGAGGTTCGACCGATGAAGGTGGCGATTTGACACTTCCATCGATCACTACCACGAAAAATGATTCTGTTATCTTGTACATGGCAGCTACCACCGGCACTCGTTCATTTGATCTTTGGCGGCAAGGCACAACTATTTATTTGTATAACCAAAGACTCCCATCAGCATCTTATCTGGATGCTCCAACAATCGGAACATATTCGGGAAATCAAGTTAATCTCCATAATGACAGTACCTCTGCCAGAATGTATTCAATTGCTCTTTCTGAGCTTCCTGAGACTTACAACGAAACCGCAAGTGGTGGCATCAATACCGGTGGTGAAGCAACAGAAAACACATTCACACCTGAAGTCTTTGGTGTGAAGGCATCAGGGGCATCCTTTTACTTTGTAGGCTCACCATCCTCCTGCCCATGTCACACAATCGAAATCGAAGCATCCGGTGGAATCGTTGCCGGTGGATCATCCACGGCATCAAGCAACGAGGTCCGTGGTGGCGTTGTCGTCAATGGAAAAGCCTTCGTGGATACCAACCATCCTTGGAGTGGCCTCCACGGCGTATGGCCGATAGGGGGCGAATATGACGGAACCGAAGATGAGGTTCTCGATCTTTCACCCAATGAATTCCACGGATATTGTGGATTCGGCAACGGTGACAATGTTCCAGAACCAAGTGAGGATGGGATTTATTGCAGTTCCTCTAGTGAATTCACCAGCCTCGAATGGGTCACGTTACCCGAAGATCGAATTTCCGTAACACAAGATTTCTCGGTGTCGTGCTGGTGTAAATTGGATCGAGAACACCTGCATTCTCCACGTGTTCTGTTTTCTCGTGGATTTACGACCGGTGACGGAGACGAGTACATCTTCACCTTAGGCTATTCGTGGATTCACCATGTCTGGGCGCAGATTCAATTGGTCGGAGACGAAACGGTTTATTACGAAGCGTTCAGTAGTTCGACCATGACAGATGACCGATGGAACCATTGTGCGGCCTCGTGGGTGCCGGGTGATGCGTTGCGTGTGTGGTTGAACGGATCAGACGAGGGATCAATAGAGACGCCGGAAATCGCCACTGTGGCACGTACAAACGGCAATCAAATAGGTCGGTGGAATGACGGAGCAATCCCTGTCGGATTGTTACAAGAAGTTCGACTGTACCCAGAGGCGAAGCCACAGAACTATTGGCTGGCCGAATATGACAATGCCTGCAAACCGGGTTTTTACTTGGTTGGTCAACCTCAATCGGCAACGGTGGTCTGA
- a CDS encoding LamG domain-containing protein yields MATCYNELFGVGSYWGSDPTAGWWSFSSTSGVIGSPSTTSGPRSWASPAVDFDGENNWLVATSDNDLDSVANNPYTIMGWIRVDGTGGTAFQNNSWFRYGSATNGYAMYLNSSNRMVVYNSGTTNFSPSYTFSTGTWYHVAITKDSTQKMYVNGSSEATNVAGGSYNQPSPGYCIIGQNYSMPNGSGGYTTTGYFNGGLSHVAAFNRELTSSEVYEAFDGPEPLNESLPTLSNDGRFWSATLGSWDTWFSKSNGNVYGSWELRKSSDDSVVDSGSGLVNSTYPSGGPLPVGEYYLWVRGTNSGGYDPAEDSVSSSITITTQTYNEAASGGGELSGNVFYRYDEEASGGVGSSGVVLITHEGNVSGGASMSATATVSQVRTEESTGGIEIGGDGRNIYADDVSGGVELGSSAEETHFGTGIDNELAADGSYDAWFTFRSLAIPKNSKIDKAEITVTAPSTTPGSGSMKIAIDAHCADDSDNPSTMLASYTRTGSTVVWEVPEFTVDQQYRTPNLAAIIEEVVSRANWNSGNDITFFLNVYESDTNALRRFVDREAFGYEATSLDIWYHEEFDETAEDGVVLGGSSASEVIRPTNGGVNVGGSLFIIPQLTEVEMDGGIIVSGETEPIGYIVMSGGATVSGGHEIGGTIVPTGGVLVGQAPHSNGYKYRLPFVISPNAVKEDFERHYPVIVVYVDPDDVETGTDFKVEDDEGNTVLHHLRLFDDETGKVVFSIKTPLDTEGNQFVLFYGRQEA; encoded by the coding sequence TTGGCCACATGTTACAACGAATTATTTGGAGTCGGGTCTTACTGGGGGTCTGACCCAACGGCTGGCTGGTGGAGCTTTTCATCCACCAGTGGTGTGATAGGTTCGCCAAGCACAACGAGTGGTCCAAGATCGTGGGCTTCCCCTGCTGTGGATTTCGATGGTGAGAACAATTGGCTCGTTGCAACCAGCGACAACGACCTCGATTCTGTAGCTAACAATCCTTACACAATCATGGGTTGGATCAGAGTTGATGGCACTGGTGGGACTGCATTTCAGAATAACTCTTGGTTTCGATATGGATCGGCAACCAATGGTTACGCTATGTACCTCAACTCATCCAACAGGATGGTGGTTTACAACAGTGGGACTACCAACTTCTCGCCAAGTTACACTTTTTCGACAGGCACTTGGTATCACGTAGCAATTACCAAAGATTCCACGCAAAAGATGTATGTGAATGGATCGTCAGAAGCCACCAATGTTGCCGGTGGAAGCTACAACCAACCATCACCCGGTTACTGCATCATCGGCCAGAATTACTCTATGCCCAATGGTTCAGGTGGTTACACAACCACTGGATATTTCAATGGTGGTTTGTCTCATGTCGCAGCCTTCAATCGTGAATTGACATCAAGCGAAGTCTATGAAGCATTCGACGGCCCTGAACCGCTTAATGAATCTCTGCCAACCTTGAGCAATGATGGTCGTTTTTGGTCGGCCACTCTCGGCTCTTGGGATACTTGGTTTTCCAAATCAAACGGCAACGTGTATGGATCGTGGGAGCTTCGAAAATCGTCCGATGATTCAGTGGTTGATTCTGGCAGTGGACTAGTCAACAGCACATACCCATCAGGTGGACCATTGCCAGTTGGTGAATATTATCTGTGGGTTCGAGGAACAAATTCAGGTGGATATGATCCAGCCGAAGATTCCGTTTCATCGTCCATCACGATCACCACCCAAACTTACAATGAAGCCGCTTCTGGTGGTGGTGAGCTTTCGGGAAATGTTTTCTATCGATACGACGAAGAAGCCAGTGGTGGTGTCGGTTCCAGTGGCGTTGTTCTTATCACGCATGAAGGAAATGTGTCAGGTGGAGCATCGATGTCTGCCACCGCAACCGTTTCCCAAGTAAGAACGGAAGAATCAACAGGTGGAATCGAGATCGGAGGCGATGGAAGAAACATTTATGCAGATGATGTCTCCGGTGGTGTTGAGCTAGGTTCCTCTGCCGAAGAAACCCACTTCGGAACTGGCATCGACAATGAACTTGCTGCCGATGGTTCTTATGATGCTTGGTTCACATTCCGATCATTGGCAATCCCAAAGAATTCCAAGATTGATAAAGCAGAAATCACCGTTACTGCACCAAGCACGACACCGGGTTCAGGATCAATGAAAATTGCCATCGATGCCCATTGTGCTGATGATTCGGACAATCCATCCACCATGTTGGCTTCTTACACCAGAACCGGTTCCACCGTTGTCTGGGAAGTTCCTGAATTCACAGTAGACCAACAATATCGAACACCCAACTTGGCAGCGATTATTGAAGAAGTGGTTTCCAGAGCAAATTGGAATTCAGGAAACGACATTACATTCTTCCTCAACGTCTATGAATCGGACACGAATGCTCTGAGACGGTTTGTTGATCGTGAAGCGTTTGGTTATGAAGCCACGTCCCTCGATATTTGGTATCACGAGGAATTTGACGAGACGGCTGAAGATGGAGTTGTTCTCGGTGGTTCGTCAGCGAGCGAAGTAATACGGCCAACCAATGGGGGTGTGAATGTCGGCGGTTCCCTCTTCATCATTCCACAACTAACTGAAGTGGAGATGGATGGAGGAATAATTGTCTCCGGTGAAACCGAACCGATTGGCTACATTGTGATGTCAGGTGGAGCCACGGTGTCAGGTGGTCACGAGATCGGAGGAACCATCGTCCCAACTGGTGGCGTATTGGTCGGACAGGCACCACACAGCAATGGTTACAAGTATCGCTTGCCTTTTGTGATTTCGCCCAATGCTGTGAAGGAGGACTTCGAGCGGCATTATCCAGTGATTGTTGTCTATGTTGATCCTGACGACGTGGAAACTGGTACTGACTTCAAGGTTGAGGATGACGAAGGAAACACGGTTCTTCATCATCTTCGATTGTTCGACGATGAAACAGGAAAAGTCGTTTTCTCCATCAAGACTCCACTAGATACAGAAGGAAATCAATTTGTTCTGTTCTATGGTCGTCAGGAGGCGTAA